The following coding sequences are from one Alphaproteobacteria bacterium window:
- the nusB gene encoding transcription antitermination factor NusB: MNVRRNEATVAGARSMARLAAIQALYQLDMTDLSVDKVVGEFAQYRLGGDLDGAPRADADRSYFDELVRNASADCADLDRIIGDVLAPEWPLHRLDRVLKAMLRLGGYELRNRLDVPARVVISEYVDIARSFFDGKELGLVNGVLDRMARTLRREEFEGQCDGRE; encoded by the coding sequence ATGAACGTCCGACGAAACGAGGCAACAGTCGCCGGCGCACGCAGTATGGCCCGTCTGGCGGCGATTCAGGCGCTCTATCAACTCGATATGACCGATCTTTCGGTTGATAAGGTGGTCGGCGAATTCGCGCAGTACCGCCTCGGGGGTGACCTGGACGGCGCCCCGAGGGCGGATGCCGATCGTTCGTACTTCGATGAGCTGGTCCGTAATGCGTCGGCCGATTGTGCGGATCTTGACCGGATAATCGGTGACGTACTCGCGCCGGAATGGCCGCTTCATCGCCTTGACCGGGTACTCAAGGCGATGCTTCGCCTCGGCGGCTACGAGCTTCGCAACCGTCTCGATGTTCCGGCCCGCGTGGTGATTTCGGAGTATGTGGATATCGCGCGGTCGTTTTTTGACGGCAAGGAACTGGGACTTGTAAACGGCGTGCTTGATCGGATGGCTCGCACCCTGCGTCGGGAGGAATTTGA
- a CDS encoding 6,7-dimethyl-8-ribityllumazine synthase, whose protein sequence is MSDRTNILIVESRFYEDIADELARGAVAALERSGATHDRIAVPGAFEIPAAIRMAHLSRGPISYDGYVALGCVIRGETSHYDYVCGESARGLQDLAVRHGLAIGYGILTVEDREQAWTRASVEKMDKGGSGATACLDMIALRRRLGVE, encoded by the coding sequence GTGAGCGATCGGACGAACATTCTCATCGTCGAATCACGCTTTTATGAAGACATCGCCGATGAGTTGGCGCGGGGCGCTGTCGCCGCCTTGGAACGGTCGGGCGCTACCCACGATCGTATTGCGGTGCCGGGCGCCTTCGAAATCCCAGCCGCCATCCGGATGGCCCACCTCAGTCGCGGCCCGATTTCTTACGATGGCTACGTTGCTCTGGGATGCGTCATCCGCGGGGAGACCAGCCATTATGACTACGTCTGCGGCGAGAGCGCACGGGGCCTTCAAGATCTCGCGGTTCGACATGGCCTCGCGATTGGCTATGGAATTCTGACCGTAGAGGACAGGGAACAGGCGTGGACGCGGGCATCGGTCGAAAAAATGGACAAGGGCGGAAGTGGCGCCACCGCCTGCCTCGACATGATCGCGCTCCGCCGCCGCCTTGGTGTCGAATGA